A region from the Lolium perenne isolate Kyuss_39 chromosome 4, Kyuss_2.0, whole genome shotgun sequence genome encodes:
- the LOC127297484 gene encoding uncharacterized protein isoform X1, giving the protein MELAPCSFSCSYTQSSIGFTPRVRAGTSWIRAAAHHGSGGGEPTQPQRTTGRLATDGPPVVNVPAVATAEGPSGFHGAREAEQAMWEKLGAVVRLSYGIGIGDTNEQAGIYAGMALAGRAICDLAGIDATGGFHSSLTALVEGLGYASPPIMALLFILDDEVVKYSPHARAIRDVEDEELRTFFVGMSPWQFILVVTASSIGEELFYRAAVQGALADIFLRGTELMKDARGIVSLSGMVPPFVPFAQTFAAAITAALTGSLYYIATAPKDPTYVVTPVMRSNTGRQNIKKLFAAWYERRRMRKIYSPLLEGILAFYLGFEWIQTGNILSPMITHGIYSAVVLGHGLWKIQDHRRRLRQRIQQVRRSSDNKL; this is encoded by the exons ATGGAGCTGGCGCCATGTAGCTTCAGCTGCTCCTACACCCAAAGTTCCATCGGTTTCACCCCTCGCGTGCGCGCCGGCACCAGCTGGATCCGCGCCGCCGCTCATCATGGCAGCGGCGGCGGAGAACCCACCCAGCCACAAAGAACCACCGGccgcctcgccaccgacggaccaCCGGTGGTCAACGTGCCAGCCGTAGCCACTGCCGAAGGCCCCAGCGGGTTCCATGGGGCCCGGGAAGCGGAGCAGGCCATGTGGGAGAAGCTAGGCGCCGTGGTGAGGCTCAGCTACGGCATTG GAATCGGGGACACGAACGAACAAGCAGGGATCTATGCGGGCATGGCGCTGGCGGGGCGTGCCATCTGCGACCTGGCCGGGATCGATGCCACCGGCGGATTCCACTCGTCGCTGACTGCACTGGTGGAGGGGCTGGGCTACGCGTCGCCGCCCATCATGGCGCTGCTCTTCATCCTCGACGACGAGGTGGTCAAATACTCCCCGCACGCGCGCGCCATCAGGGACGTGGAGGATGAGGAGCTCCGGACCTTCTTCGTTGGAATGTCCCCCTGGCAGTtcatcctcgtcgtcaccgcAAGCTCCATCGGGGAGGAGCTCTTTTACCGCGCAGCCGTGCAAGGAGCGCTCGCTGACATATTCCTCAGAGGCACGGAGCTGATGAAAGATGCCAGAGGGATTGTGTCCCTG AGTGGCATGGTACCGCCTTTTGTCCCGTTCGCTCAAACCTTTGCGGCGGCCATCACTGCGGCGCTCACCGGATCCCTCTATTACATCGCCACCGCGCCGAAAG ACCCTACGTACGTGGTGACACCGGTCATGCGTTCCAACACCGGGCGACAGAACATCAAGAAACTATTTGCAG CTTGGTACGAGAGGAGGCGGATGAGGAAGATATACTCCCCTCTCCTAGAAGGAATCCTGGCCTTCTACCTTGGCTTCGAGTGGATCCAG ACTGGCAACATTCTGTCGCCGATGATCACCCACGGCATATACTCCGCCGTGGTCCTCGGTCATGGGCTGTGGAAAATCCAGGACCACAGGAGAAGGTTGAGACAAAGGATTCAACAAGTTAGACGAAGCTCCGACAACAAACTCTGA
- the LOC127297484 gene encoding uncharacterized protein isoform X2, whose amino-acid sequence MELAPCSFSCSYTQSSIGFTPRVRAGTSWIRAAAHHGSGGGEPTQPQRTTGRLATDGPPVVNVPAVATAEGPSGFHGAREAEQAMWEKLGAVVRLSYGIGIYAGMALAGRAICDLAGIDATGGFHSSLTALVEGLGYASPPIMALLFILDDEVVKYSPHARAIRDVEDEELRTFFVGMSPWQFILVVTASSIGEELFYRAAVQGALADIFLRGTELMKDARGIVSLSGMVPPFVPFAQTFAAAITAALTGSLYYIATAPKDPTYVVTPVMRSNTGRQNIKKLFAAWYERRRMRKIYSPLLEGILAFYLGFEWIQTGNILSPMITHGIYSAVVLGHGLWKIQDHRRRLRQRIQQVRRSSDNKL is encoded by the exons ATGGAGCTGGCGCCATGTAGCTTCAGCTGCTCCTACACCCAAAGTTCCATCGGTTTCACCCCTCGCGTGCGCGCCGGCACCAGCTGGATCCGCGCCGCCGCTCATCATGGCAGCGGCGGCGGAGAACCCACCCAGCCACAAAGAACCACCGGccgcctcgccaccgacggaccaCCGGTGGTCAACGTGCCAGCCGTAGCCACTGCCGAAGGCCCCAGCGGGTTCCATGGGGCCCGGGAAGCGGAGCAGGCCATGTGGGAGAAGCTAGGCGCCGTGGTGAGGCTCAGCTACGGCATTG GGATCTATGCGGGCATGGCGCTGGCGGGGCGTGCCATCTGCGACCTGGCCGGGATCGATGCCACCGGCGGATTCCACTCGTCGCTGACTGCACTGGTGGAGGGGCTGGGCTACGCGTCGCCGCCCATCATGGCGCTGCTCTTCATCCTCGACGACGAGGTGGTCAAATACTCCCCGCACGCGCGCGCCATCAGGGACGTGGAGGATGAGGAGCTCCGGACCTTCTTCGTTGGAATGTCCCCCTGGCAGTtcatcctcgtcgtcaccgcAAGCTCCATCGGGGAGGAGCTCTTTTACCGCGCAGCCGTGCAAGGAGCGCTCGCTGACATATTCCTCAGAGGCACGGAGCTGATGAAAGATGCCAGAGGGATTGTGTCCCTG AGTGGCATGGTACCGCCTTTTGTCCCGTTCGCTCAAACCTTTGCGGCGGCCATCACTGCGGCGCTCACCGGATCCCTCTATTACATCGCCACCGCGCCGAAAG ACCCTACGTACGTGGTGACACCGGTCATGCGTTCCAACACCGGGCGACAGAACATCAAGAAACTATTTGCAG CTTGGTACGAGAGGAGGCGGATGAGGAAGATATACTCCCCTCTCCTAGAAGGAATCCTGGCCTTCTACCTTGGCTTCGAGTGGATCCAG ACTGGCAACATTCTGTCGCCGATGATCACCCACGGCATATACTCCGCCGTGGTCCTCGGTCATGGGCTGTGGAAAATCCAGGACCACAGGAGAAGGTTGAGACAAAGGATTCAACAAGTTAGACGAAGCTCCGACAACAAACTCTGA
- the LOC127297484 gene encoding uncharacterized protein isoform X3, which yields MELAPCSFSCSYTQSSIGFTPRVRAGTSWIRAAAHHGSGGGEPTQPQRTTGRLATDGPPVVNVPAVATAEGPSGFHGAREAEQAMWEKLGAVVRLSYGIGIGDTNEQAGIYAGMALAGRAICDLAGIDATGGFHSSLTALVEGLGYASPPIMALLFILDDEVVKYSPHARAIRDVEDEELRTFFVGMSPWQFILVVTASSIGEELFYRAAVQGALADIFLRGTELMKDARGIVSLSGMVPPFVPFAQTFAAAITAALTGSLYYIATAPKDPTYVVTPVMRSNTGRQNIKKLFAAWYERRRMRKIYSPLLEGILAFYLGFEWIQ from the exons ATGGAGCTGGCGCCATGTAGCTTCAGCTGCTCCTACACCCAAAGTTCCATCGGTTTCACCCCTCGCGTGCGCGCCGGCACCAGCTGGATCCGCGCCGCCGCTCATCATGGCAGCGGCGGCGGAGAACCCACCCAGCCACAAAGAACCACCGGccgcctcgccaccgacggaccaCCGGTGGTCAACGTGCCAGCCGTAGCCACTGCCGAAGGCCCCAGCGGGTTCCATGGGGCCCGGGAAGCGGAGCAGGCCATGTGGGAGAAGCTAGGCGCCGTGGTGAGGCTCAGCTACGGCATTG GAATCGGGGACACGAACGAACAAGCAGGGATCTATGCGGGCATGGCGCTGGCGGGGCGTGCCATCTGCGACCTGGCCGGGATCGATGCCACCGGCGGATTCCACTCGTCGCTGACTGCACTGGTGGAGGGGCTGGGCTACGCGTCGCCGCCCATCATGGCGCTGCTCTTCATCCTCGACGACGAGGTGGTCAAATACTCCCCGCACGCGCGCGCCATCAGGGACGTGGAGGATGAGGAGCTCCGGACCTTCTTCGTTGGAATGTCCCCCTGGCAGTtcatcctcgtcgtcaccgcAAGCTCCATCGGGGAGGAGCTCTTTTACCGCGCAGCCGTGCAAGGAGCGCTCGCTGACATATTCCTCAGAGGCACGGAGCTGATGAAAGATGCCAGAGGGATTGTGTCCCTG AGTGGCATGGTACCGCCTTTTGTCCCGTTCGCTCAAACCTTTGCGGCGGCCATCACTGCGGCGCTCACCGGATCCCTCTATTACATCGCCACCGCGCCGAAAG ACCCTACGTACGTGGTGACACCGGTCATGCGTTCCAACACCGGGCGACAGAACATCAAGAAACTATTTGCAG CTTGGTACGAGAGGAGGCGGATGAGGAAGATATACTCCCCTCTCCTAGAAGGAATCCTGGCCTTCTACCTTGGCTTCGAGTGGATCCAG TGA